A genome region from Hevea brasiliensis isolate MT/VB/25A 57/8 chromosome 9, ASM3005281v1, whole genome shotgun sequence includes the following:
- the LOC110641141 gene encoding ninja-family protein AFP3 isoform X2, with protein MAQAEKPLNTQNHHQQHQHMSLSNNFHKDFVQTFMPGNHFNHKVCEETEGEDVELRLGLSLNGRFGVDPKANKLTRSSSIPDFINPARDNGSAFMVNLVSNNLVRTWSLPTETDEEWRKRKELQMLRRMVQMEAKRKRSEKQRNLKALNDRNKGFGEESYEEDKRENGTISKNHKEQFVKNFNGLFGASAEGLLPRALVTVTSSQGSIGSQESGSSESESESQPVQGILLRNVNQHDHNFIALYVGEAFNFKLGQLVKALLFIRGKMADLKGTNKCNEARSLVSVQSLSECDQKLMATPKSTISKKSSSHDGVAVENSRCSEPTVENGAKEMVRNLMEDMPCVSTKGDGPNGKRIKGFLYRYKKGEEVRIVCVCHGSFLSPAEFVKHAGGGDVAHPLKHIVARLMPNK; from the exons ATGGCGCAAGCAGAGAAACCTCTGAACACCCAAAACCACCACCAGCAACATCAGCACATGTCTTTGAGCAATAATTTCCATAAAGATTTTGTGCAAACATTCATGCCTGGTAATCATTTCAACCACAAAGTTTGTGAAGAAACAGAAGGAGAAGATGTTGAGTTAAGGCTTGGACTCTCGTTGAATGGTAGATTTGGTGTCGACCCAAAAGCTAACAAGCTCACTAGATCATCTTCAATTCCAGATTTTATTAACCCAGCAAGAGATAATGGCAGTGCTTTTATGGTAAATTTGGTGAGTAACAATCTTGTAAGGACTTGGTCTCTGCCTACAGAGACTGATGAGGAGTGGAGGAAGAGGAAGGAGCTGCAGATGCTTAGGAGAATGGTCCAAATGGAGGCTAAAAGGAAACGATCAGAGAAACAAAGGAATTTGAAGGCACTAAATGATAGAAATAAGGGTTTTGGAGAAGAGAGCTACGAGGAAGATAAGAGAGAAAATGGCACCATTAGCAAGAATCATAAGGAGCAGTTTGTCAAGAATTTCAATGGGCTGTTTGGAGCTAGTGCAGAAGGGCTTTTACCGCGAGCTCTAGTGACAGTAACATCATCTCAAGGGTCGATTGGATCACAGGAAAGTGGGTCATCTGAATCAGAATCCGAGAGCCAGCCAGTTCAAG GGATTTTGCTTCGTAATGTCAATCAGCATGATCA CAATTTTATAGCTCTTTATGTCGGTGAGGCTTTCAATTTTAAACTGGGCCAACTTGTCAAGGCTCTGCTCTTTATCAGGGGCAAGATGGCAGACTTGAA AGGAACAAACAAATGCAACGAGGCAAGAAGCCTTGTGAGTGTTCAGTCTTTGTCAGAGTGTGACCAGAAATTGATGGCTACCCCTAAATCAACGATCAGTAAAAAATCAAGCAGTCATGATGGTGTTGCAGTGGAAAATAGCAGATGTAGTGAACCTACAGTAGAGAATGGAGCTAAGGAAATGGTGAGGAATTTAATGGAAGACATGCCATGTGTGTCTACAAAGGGAGATGGCCCCAATGGAAAAAGAATCAAAGGTTTTCTCTATAGGTATAAGAAAGGCGAGGAGGTGAGGATAGTGTGTGTTTGCCATGGAAGCTTTCTCTCACCAGCTGAATTTGTGAAGCACGCTGGTGGTGGTGATGTAGCACATCCCCTTAAGCACATAGTG GCAAGACTAATGCCGAACAAATGA
- the LOC110641141 gene encoding ninja-family protein AFP3 isoform X3 — protein sequence MAQAEKPLNTQNHHQQHQHMSLSNNFHKDFVQTFMPGNHFNHKVCEETEGEDVELRLGLSLNGRFGVDPKANKLTRSSSIPDFINPARDNGSAFMVNLVSNNLVRTWSLPTETDEEWRKRKELQMLRRMVQMEAKRKRSEKQRNLKALNDRNKGFGEESYEEDKRENGTISKNHKEQFVKNFNGLFGASAEGLLPRALVTVTSSQGSIGSQESGSSESESESQPVQGILLRNVNQHDHNFIALYVGEAFNFKLGQLVKALLFIRGKMADLKGTNKCNEARSLVSVQSLSECDQKLMATPKSTISKKSSSHDGVAVENSRCSEPTVENGAKEMVRNLMEDMPCVSTKGDGPNGKRIKGFLYRYKKGEEVRIVCVCHGSFLSPAEFVKHAGGGDVAHPLKHIVNFPYGI from the exons ATGGCGCAAGCAGAGAAACCTCTGAACACCCAAAACCACCACCAGCAACATCAGCACATGTCTTTGAGCAATAATTTCCATAAAGATTTTGTGCAAACATTCATGCCTGGTAATCATTTCAACCACAAAGTTTGTGAAGAAACAGAAGGAGAAGATGTTGAGTTAAGGCTTGGACTCTCGTTGAATGGTAGATTTGGTGTCGACCCAAAAGCTAACAAGCTCACTAGATCATCTTCAATTCCAGATTTTATTAACCCAGCAAGAGATAATGGCAGTGCTTTTATGGTAAATTTGGTGAGTAACAATCTTGTAAGGACTTGGTCTCTGCCTACAGAGACTGATGAGGAGTGGAGGAAGAGGAAGGAGCTGCAGATGCTTAGGAGAATGGTCCAAATGGAGGCTAAAAGGAAACGATCAGAGAAACAAAGGAATTTGAAGGCACTAAATGATAGAAATAAGGGTTTTGGAGAAGAGAGCTACGAGGAAGATAAGAGAGAAAATGGCACCATTAGCAAGAATCATAAGGAGCAGTTTGTCAAGAATTTCAATGGGCTGTTTGGAGCTAGTGCAGAAGGGCTTTTACCGCGAGCTCTAGTGACAGTAACATCATCTCAAGGGTCGATTGGATCACAGGAAAGTGGGTCATCTGAATCAGAATCCGAGAGCCAGCCAGTTCAAG GGATTTTGCTTCGTAATGTCAATCAGCATGATCA CAATTTTATAGCTCTTTATGTCGGTGAGGCTTTCAATTTTAAACTGGGCCAACTTGTCAAGGCTCTGCTCTTTATCAGGGGCAAGATGGCAGACTTGAA AGGAACAAACAAATGCAACGAGGCAAGAAGCCTTGTGAGTGTTCAGTCTTTGTCAGAGTGTGACCAGAAATTGATGGCTACCCCTAAATCAACGATCAGTAAAAAATCAAGCAGTCATGATGGTGTTGCAGTGGAAAATAGCAGATGTAGTGAACCTACAGTAGAGAATGGAGCTAAGGAAATGGTGAGGAATTTAATGGAAGACATGCCATGTGTGTCTACAAAGGGAGATGGCCCCAATGGAAAAAGAATCAAAGGTTTTCTCTATAGGTATAAGAAAGGCGAGGAGGTGAGGATAGTGTGTGTTTGCCATGGAAGCTTTCTCTCACCAGCTGAATTTGTGAAGCACGCTGGTGGTGGTGATGTAGCACATCCCCTTAAGCACATAGTG AATTTTCCGTATGGGATATGA
- the LOC110641141 gene encoding ninja-family protein AFP3 isoform X5 — translation MAQAEKPLNTQNHHQQHQHMSLSNNFHKDFVQTFMPGNHFNHKVCEETEGEDVELRLGLSLNGRFGVDPKANKLTRSSSIPDFINPARDNGSAFMVNLVSNNLVRTWSLPTETDEEWRKRKELQMLRRMVQMEAKRKRSEKQRNLKALNDRNKGFGEESYEEDKRENGTISKNHKEQFVKNFNGLFGASAEGLLPRALVTVTSSQGSIGSQESGSSESESESQPVQGTNKCNEARSLVSVQSLSECDQKLMATPKSTISKKSSSHDGVAVENSRCSEPTVENGAKEMVRNLMEDMPCVSTKGDGPNGKRIKGFLYRYKKGEEVRIVCVCHGSFLSPAEFVKHAGGGDVAHPLKHIVLQFLFSDIIVIDT, via the exons ATGGCGCAAGCAGAGAAACCTCTGAACACCCAAAACCACCACCAGCAACATCAGCACATGTCTTTGAGCAATAATTTCCATAAAGATTTTGTGCAAACATTCATGCCTGGTAATCATTTCAACCACAAAGTTTGTGAAGAAACAGAAGGAGAAGATGTTGAGTTAAGGCTTGGACTCTCGTTGAATGGTAGATTTGGTGTCGACCCAAAAGCTAACAAGCTCACTAGATCATCTTCAATTCCAGATTTTATTAACCCAGCAAGAGATAATGGCAGTGCTTTTATGGTAAATTTGGTGAGTAACAATCTTGTAAGGACTTGGTCTCTGCCTACAGAGACTGATGAGGAGTGGAGGAAGAGGAAGGAGCTGCAGATGCTTAGGAGAATGGTCCAAATGGAGGCTAAAAGGAAACGATCAGAGAAACAAAGGAATTTGAAGGCACTAAATGATAGAAATAAGGGTTTTGGAGAAGAGAGCTACGAGGAAGATAAGAGAGAAAATGGCACCATTAGCAAGAATCATAAGGAGCAGTTTGTCAAGAATTTCAATGGGCTGTTTGGAGCTAGTGCAGAAGGGCTTTTACCGCGAGCTCTAGTGACAGTAACATCATCTCAAGGGTCGATTGGATCACAGGAAAGTGGGTCATCTGAATCAGAATCCGAGAGCCAGCCAGTTCAAG GAACAAACAAATGCAACGAGGCAAGAAGCCTTGTGAGTGTTCAGTCTTTGTCAGAGTGTGACCAGAAATTGATGGCTACCCCTAAATCAACGATCAGTAAAAAATCAAGCAGTCATGATGGTGTTGCAGTGGAAAATAGCAGATGTAGTGAACCTACAGTAGAGAATGGAGCTAAGGAAATGGTGAGGAATTTAATGGAAGACATGCCATGTGTGTCTACAAAGGGAGATGGCCCCAATGGAAAAAGAATCAAAGGTTTTCTCTATAGGTATAAGAAAGGCGAGGAGGTGAGGATAGTGTGTGTTTGCCATGGAAGCTTTCTCTCACCAGCTGAATTTGTGAAGCACGCTGGTGGTGGTGATGTAGCACATCCCCTTAAGCACATAGTG TTACAATTTTTGTTCTCAGATATTATCGTTATTGATACATGA
- the LOC110641141 gene encoding ninja-family protein AFP3 isoform X4 produces the protein MAQAEKPLNTQNHHQQHQHMSLSNNFHKDFVQTFMPGNHFNHKVCEETEGEDVELRLGLSLNGRFGVDPKANKLTRSSSIPDFINPARDNGSAFMVNLVSNNLVRTWSLPTETDEEWRKRKELQMLRRMVQMEAKRKRSEKQRNLKALNDRNKGFGEESYEEDKRENGTISKNHKEQFVKNFNGLFGASAEGLLPRALVTVTSSQGSIGSQESGSSESESESQPVQALYVGEAFNFKLGQLVKALLFIRGKMADLKGTNKCNEARSLVSVQSLSECDQKLMATPKSTISKKSSSHDGVAVENSRCSEPTVENGAKEMVRNLMEDMPCVSTKGDGPNGKRIKGFLYRYKKGEEVRIVCVCHGSFLSPAEFVKHAGGGDVAHPLKHIVLQFLFSDIIVIDT, from the exons ATGGCGCAAGCAGAGAAACCTCTGAACACCCAAAACCACCACCAGCAACATCAGCACATGTCTTTGAGCAATAATTTCCATAAAGATTTTGTGCAAACATTCATGCCTGGTAATCATTTCAACCACAAAGTTTGTGAAGAAACAGAAGGAGAAGATGTTGAGTTAAGGCTTGGACTCTCGTTGAATGGTAGATTTGGTGTCGACCCAAAAGCTAACAAGCTCACTAGATCATCTTCAATTCCAGATTTTATTAACCCAGCAAGAGATAATGGCAGTGCTTTTATGGTAAATTTGGTGAGTAACAATCTTGTAAGGACTTGGTCTCTGCCTACAGAGACTGATGAGGAGTGGAGGAAGAGGAAGGAGCTGCAGATGCTTAGGAGAATGGTCCAAATGGAGGCTAAAAGGAAACGATCAGAGAAACAAAGGAATTTGAAGGCACTAAATGATAGAAATAAGGGTTTTGGAGAAGAGAGCTACGAGGAAGATAAGAGAGAAAATGGCACCATTAGCAAGAATCATAAGGAGCAGTTTGTCAAGAATTTCAATGGGCTGTTTGGAGCTAGTGCAGAAGGGCTTTTACCGCGAGCTCTAGTGACAGTAACATCATCTCAAGGGTCGATTGGATCACAGGAAAGTGGGTCATCTGAATCAGAATCCGAGAGCCAGCCAGTTCAAG CTCTTTATGTCGGTGAGGCTTTCAATTTTAAACTGGGCCAACTTGTCAAGGCTCTGCTCTTTATCAGGGGCAAGATGGCAGACTTGAA AGGAACAAACAAATGCAACGAGGCAAGAAGCCTTGTGAGTGTTCAGTCTTTGTCAGAGTGTGACCAGAAATTGATGGCTACCCCTAAATCAACGATCAGTAAAAAATCAAGCAGTCATGATGGTGTTGCAGTGGAAAATAGCAGATGTAGTGAACCTACAGTAGAGAATGGAGCTAAGGAAATGGTGAGGAATTTAATGGAAGACATGCCATGTGTGTCTACAAAGGGAGATGGCCCCAATGGAAAAAGAATCAAAGGTTTTCTCTATAGGTATAAGAAAGGCGAGGAGGTGAGGATAGTGTGTGTTTGCCATGGAAGCTTTCTCTCACCAGCTGAATTTGTGAAGCACGCTGGTGGTGGTGATGTAGCACATCCCCTTAAGCACATAGTG TTACAATTTTTGTTCTCAGATATTATCGTTATTGATACATGA
- the LOC110641149 gene encoding LOW QUALITY PROTEIN: nuclear transport factor 2 (The sequence of the model RefSeq protein was modified relative to this genomic sequence to represent the inferred CDS: substituted 1 base at 1 genomic stop codon): MALQSASNPTTPSAQVVGNAFVEQYYHILHTSPELVYRFYQDSSVLSRPDANGVMTSVGTMQGINEKILSLNFKDYKAEIKTADAQKSYKEGVTVLVTGCLMGKDNLKRKFAQSFFLAPQDNGYFVLNDVFRYVEDNEPLENHPDNGIDNASTVPSIPDSEPSHVPNPLALDPATSIVEXDKKVAEEVHDPVDSEKQLIYEKEVVVESQSHSNGNDVSIVVESTSATQEDTPKKSYASIVKVPRGSSGPTKVYVPTFAVKVSSKKRENHSVSVAPATEPEASVPSSTETPESSNAQEEAEAEGHSIYIRNLPYNMTPAQLQVEFKKFGPIKQDGVQVRYNKQQGYCFGFVEFHSLSSMNNAIKASPMTIGGRQAVIEIKRTSTRVGSGRGRFSSGRAGFRSESFRGRGNFGGGRGFVRNEFGNWGEFSGRGRSSTGRGEGYQEWRGRGGRSSVAKQNTNSA; encoded by the exons ATGGCTTTACAATCAGCAAGCAACCCAACTACCCCTAGTGCCCAAGTGGTTGGAAATGCTTTTGTTGAGCAATATTACCATATTCTTCACACCTCACCAGAATTGGTTTATAGATTTTATCAGGATTCAAGTGTGCTCAGCCGGCCAGATGCCAATGGTGTGATGACATCAGTGGGAACCATGCAA GGTATCAATGAGAAGATACTTTCACTGAATTTCAAGGACTATAAAGCGGAAATAAAAACAGCAGATGCTCAAAAATCCTATAAAGAAGGGGTTACTGTGTTAGTAACTGGATGCTTGATGGGCAAGGACAACTTGAAAAGGAAATTTGCTCAGTCATTTTTTCTTGCACCACAAGACAATGGGTATTTTGTTTTGAATGATGTTTTCAGGTATGTGGAGGACAATGAACCATTGGAGAATCACCCAGATAATGGAATTGATAACGCCTCAACAGTCCCCTCAATCCCAGATTCAG AGCCTTCTCATGTTCCTAATCCTCTTGCATTAGACCCAGCAACATCAATTGTGGAATAAGATAAAAAGGTTGCTGAGGAAGTTCATGATCCTGTGGACTCTGAGAAACAGTTAATTTATGAGAAGGAGGTGGTTGTGGAATCACAATCTCATTCTAATGGGAATGATGTTTCTATAGTTGTTGAATCAACTTCTGCTACTCAAGAGGACACTCCAAAGAAATCTTATGCATCAATT GTTAAAGTGCCAAGAGGAAGTTCAGGTCCAACAAAAGTTTATGTACCCACTTTTGCTGTAAAAGTGAGTTCTAAGAAACGTGAGAATCACTCTGTGTCAGTAGCACCTGCCACAGAGCCTGAAGCTTCAGTACCAAGTAGCACTGAAACCCCTGAAAGTAGTAATGCTCAAGAGGAAG CTGAAGCTGAAGGCCACTCCATTTATATCCGTAATTTGCCCTACAACATGACGCCTGCTCAGCTTCAGGTAGAATTTAAGAAATTTGGACCGATCAAGCAAGATGGTGTCCAAGTTAGATATAATAAG CAACAGGGATACTGTTTTGGTTTTGTTGAATTTCATTCTTTGAGCTCAATGAACAATGCTATAAAG GCATCACCCATGACCATCGGAGGGCGTCAAGCAGTTATTGAGATAAAGAGAACCTCCACTCGAG TTGGTAGTGGAAGAGGTAGGTTTTCTTCTGGAAGGGCAGGATTTCGTAGCGAAAGCTTCAGGGGCCGTGGAAATTTTGGTGGAGGCCGGGGTTTTGTCAGGAATGAGTTTGGAAACTGGGGTGAATTTTCTGGTCGAGGGAGGAGTTCAACTGGGAGAGGTGAAGGTTACCAGGAATGGAGAGGGAGAGGTGGGCGCTCAAGTGTGGCAAAGCAGAATACTAATTCTGCGTGA
- the LOC110641141 gene encoding ninja-family protein AFP3 isoform X6 has translation MAQAEKPLNTQNHHQQHQHMSLSNNFHKDFVQTFMPGNHFNHKVCEETEGEDVELRLGLSLNGRFGVDPKANKLTRSSSIPDFINPARDNGSAFMVNLVSNNLVRTWSLPTETDEEWRKRKELQMLRRMVQMEAKRKRSEKQRNLKALNDRNKGFGEESYEEDKRENGTISKNHKEQFVKNFNGLFGASAEGLLPRALVTVTSSQGSIGSQESGSSESESESQPVQGTNKCNEARSLVSVQSLSECDQKLMATPKSTISKKSSSHDGVAVENSRCSEPTVENGAKEMVRNLMEDMPCVSTKGDGPNGKRIKGFLYRYKKGEEVRIVCVCHGSFLSPAEFVKHAGGGDVAHPLKHIVVSPYPIL, from the exons ATGGCGCAAGCAGAGAAACCTCTGAACACCCAAAACCACCACCAGCAACATCAGCACATGTCTTTGAGCAATAATTTCCATAAAGATTTTGTGCAAACATTCATGCCTGGTAATCATTTCAACCACAAAGTTTGTGAAGAAACAGAAGGAGAAGATGTTGAGTTAAGGCTTGGACTCTCGTTGAATGGTAGATTTGGTGTCGACCCAAAAGCTAACAAGCTCACTAGATCATCTTCAATTCCAGATTTTATTAACCCAGCAAGAGATAATGGCAGTGCTTTTATGGTAAATTTGGTGAGTAACAATCTTGTAAGGACTTGGTCTCTGCCTACAGAGACTGATGAGGAGTGGAGGAAGAGGAAGGAGCTGCAGATGCTTAGGAGAATGGTCCAAATGGAGGCTAAAAGGAAACGATCAGAGAAACAAAGGAATTTGAAGGCACTAAATGATAGAAATAAGGGTTTTGGAGAAGAGAGCTACGAGGAAGATAAGAGAGAAAATGGCACCATTAGCAAGAATCATAAGGAGCAGTTTGTCAAGAATTTCAATGGGCTGTTTGGAGCTAGTGCAGAAGGGCTTTTACCGCGAGCTCTAGTGACAGTAACATCATCTCAAGGGTCGATTGGATCACAGGAAAGTGGGTCATCTGAATCAGAATCCGAGAGCCAGCCAGTTCAAG GAACAAACAAATGCAACGAGGCAAGAAGCCTTGTGAGTGTTCAGTCTTTGTCAGAGTGTGACCAGAAATTGATGGCTACCCCTAAATCAACGATCAGTAAAAAATCAAGCAGTCATGATGGTGTTGCAGTGGAAAATAGCAGATGTAGTGAACCTACAGTAGAGAATGGAGCTAAGGAAATGGTGAGGAATTTAATGGAAGACATGCCATGTGTGTCTACAAAGGGAGATGGCCCCAATGGAAAAAGAATCAAAGGTTTTCTCTATAGGTATAAGAAAGGCGAGGAGGTGAGGATAGTGTGTGTTTGCCATGGAAGCTTTCTCTCACCAGCTGAATTTGTGAAGCACGCTGGTGGTGGTGATGTAGCACATCCCCTTAAGCACATAGTGGTTAGCCCCTATCCCATTTTGTAA
- the LOC110641141 gene encoding ninja-family protein AFP2 isoform X1 codes for MAQAEKPLNTQNHHQQHQHMSLSNNFHKDFVQTFMPGNHFNHKVCEETEGEDVELRLGLSLNGRFGVDPKANKLTRSSSIPDFINPARDNGSAFMVNLVSNNLVRTWSLPTETDEEWRKRKELQMLRRMVQMEAKRKRSEKQRNLKALNDRNKGFGEESYEEDKRENGTISKNHKEQFVKNFNGLFGASAEGLLPRALVTVTSSQGSIGSQESGSSESESESQPVQGILLRNVNQHDHNFIALYVGEAFNFKLGQLVKALLFIRGKMADLKGTNKCNEARSLVSVQSLSECDQKLMATPKSTISKKSSSHDGVAVENSRCSEPTVENGAKEMVRNLMEDMPCVSTKGDGPNGKRIKGFLYRYKKGEEVRIVCVCHGSFLSPAEFVKHAGGGDVAHPLKHIVLQFLFSDIIVIDT; via the exons ATGGCGCAAGCAGAGAAACCTCTGAACACCCAAAACCACCACCAGCAACATCAGCACATGTCTTTGAGCAATAATTTCCATAAAGATTTTGTGCAAACATTCATGCCTGGTAATCATTTCAACCACAAAGTTTGTGAAGAAACAGAAGGAGAAGATGTTGAGTTAAGGCTTGGACTCTCGTTGAATGGTAGATTTGGTGTCGACCCAAAAGCTAACAAGCTCACTAGATCATCTTCAATTCCAGATTTTATTAACCCAGCAAGAGATAATGGCAGTGCTTTTATGGTAAATTTGGTGAGTAACAATCTTGTAAGGACTTGGTCTCTGCCTACAGAGACTGATGAGGAGTGGAGGAAGAGGAAGGAGCTGCAGATGCTTAGGAGAATGGTCCAAATGGAGGCTAAAAGGAAACGATCAGAGAAACAAAGGAATTTGAAGGCACTAAATGATAGAAATAAGGGTTTTGGAGAAGAGAGCTACGAGGAAGATAAGAGAGAAAATGGCACCATTAGCAAGAATCATAAGGAGCAGTTTGTCAAGAATTTCAATGGGCTGTTTGGAGCTAGTGCAGAAGGGCTTTTACCGCGAGCTCTAGTGACAGTAACATCATCTCAAGGGTCGATTGGATCACAGGAAAGTGGGTCATCTGAATCAGAATCCGAGAGCCAGCCAGTTCAAG GGATTTTGCTTCGTAATGTCAATCAGCATGATCA CAATTTTATAGCTCTTTATGTCGGTGAGGCTTTCAATTTTAAACTGGGCCAACTTGTCAAGGCTCTGCTCTTTATCAGGGGCAAGATGGCAGACTTGAA AGGAACAAACAAATGCAACGAGGCAAGAAGCCTTGTGAGTGTTCAGTCTTTGTCAGAGTGTGACCAGAAATTGATGGCTACCCCTAAATCAACGATCAGTAAAAAATCAAGCAGTCATGATGGTGTTGCAGTGGAAAATAGCAGATGTAGTGAACCTACAGTAGAGAATGGAGCTAAGGAAATGGTGAGGAATTTAATGGAAGACATGCCATGTGTGTCTACAAAGGGAGATGGCCCCAATGGAAAAAGAATCAAAGGTTTTCTCTATAGGTATAAGAAAGGCGAGGAGGTGAGGATAGTGTGTGTTTGCCATGGAAGCTTTCTCTCACCAGCTGAATTTGTGAAGCACGCTGGTGGTGGTGATGTAGCACATCCCCTTAAGCACATAGTG TTACAATTTTTGTTCTCAGATATTATCGTTATTGATACATGA